A single genomic interval of Labeo rohita strain BAU-BD-2019 chromosome 13, IGBB_LRoh.1.0, whole genome shotgun sequence harbors:
- the sfrp5 gene encoding secreted frizzled-related protein 5, whose protein sequence is MAEQKRQVSLTQAVTLALVLLTSAASAEEYDYYSWQSDNFHNGRFYAKQPQCVDIPADLRLCYNVGYKKMRLPNLLDHETMPEVKQQAGSWVPLLAKRCHADTQVFLCSLFAPVCLDRPIYPCRSLCEAVRDSCAPVMETYGFPWPEMLQCEKFPIDNDLCIPMQFSAGHATQTPASKACPPCDNELKADTIMEHYCASDFALKMKIKEVKKEKSDRKLIAAQKKKKVLKMGILRKKDLKKLTLYIKNGANCPCSQLDNLGSNFLIMGRKVDQQLLLMSIHKWDKKSKELKFAIKYMKSQQCPTYHTVFQ, encoded by the exons ATGGCAGAGCAGAAGAGGCAGGTGTCTCTGACCCAGGCTGTGACCCTGGCGCTGGTTCTGCTCACTTCGGCCGCTTCGGCAGAGGAGTACGACTACTACAGCTGGCAATCGGACAATTTCCACAACGGCCGCTTCTATGCCAAGCAGCCACAGTGTGTGGATATTCCAGCCGACCTGCGGCTCTGCTACAACGTGGGCTACAAAAAGATGCGCCTGCCAAACCTACTGGACCATGAGACCATGCCTGAGGTCAAGCAGCAGGCAGGCAGCTGGGTGCCCCTTCTGGCAAAGCGATGCCACGCTGACACGCAGGTGTTCCTCTGCTCCCTTTTTGCGCCGGTGTGCCTAGACCGGCCCATCTACCCCTGCCGGTCTCTGTGCGAGGCGGTGCGGGACAGCTGCGCCCCGGTCATGGAGACCTACGGCTTTCCCTGGCCGGAGATGCTACAGTGCGAGAAGTTTCCCATCGACAACGATCTGTGCATTCCAATGCAGTTCTCCGCGGGTCACGCCACTCAGACTCCAG CTTCAAAAGCATGTCCACCCTGTGACAACGAGTTGAAAGCCGACACCATAATGGAACACTACTGCGCCAGTGATTTTG CACTCAAGATGAAGATTAAAGaggtgaaaaaagaaaaaagcgaCCGCAAGCTCATCGcagcacaaaagaaaaagaaggtCCTGAAGATGGGAATATTAAGGAAGAAAGACCTAAAGAAGCTCACGCTATACATCAAGAACGGCGCAAACTGTCCCTGCTCACAACTGGACAATCTCGGGAGCAACTTTCTCATCATGGGCCGCAAAGTGGACCAACAGTTACTGCTCATGTCCATCCACAAGTGGGACAAAAAGAGCAAGGAGCTCAAGTTTGCCATTAAATACATGAAGTCTCAACAGTGTCCCACCTATCACACGGTCTTCCAGTGA